Part of the Girardinichthys multiradiatus isolate DD_20200921_A chromosome 14, DD_fGirMul_XY1, whole genome shotgun sequence genome is shown below.
catttgttctgtgcacataatgtttcatagatccatcctatgattagtcagcaaaacttccacctataggagaaaattgattgttaatgaatgagctgcatttcctaggaacactgtcttcctcctggatgagcatcacctgttgaaaaactttcatcattgtttgtttcacatattcactcagatctttatattataccagtaggtgaagttgttagtatctcatgtagactgacatatactgttgcatttggagaggatctcagattaaataaacttagttagagcttcaatccaggttcattttgtgtctgcagactttagccaattttttacataaagagcaagattcaaaacattttcaaaagccagattgtggcagaatgtagacaaaactattTATTGATTGATaagataacattcaagcacacaatcaccatattaaaagctctacttctagagaatcactaaacttctggggtccacttttggcccgcggaccttgagccCGACACATGCAGGGCAGAGTTTCAATCCCcatctctcagcagagacaggcttctgccttTTGTGCAGAAgtgttatctttgttttcaggcagctgcatctctttgtcaaggtcgtttcacagagctgaaaactaacttctctcaaagaggaaaaatcaagaatgcacaaaatctgagccaaatatgaaattatttccctgtaaaatgaatcttttgcattttatcatggtattgttggtagtataacaatTAGCACCCTAAAGAGTTTTCacaccttacaaaagtattcacactttcaAAAGTTTTCGCACCCAAACAAGTTTtcgcactcaaaaaagtattggCATATCtggaactgtcagttagcttaatggcaccagggaaaactttaaagctaataaatcaccaatgattctgtatgcaaaactaattcttcaaactagtttaaactatttcattaaccttttaatagtaaaacacatcaatctaaaagtcatgctacatccaaaaaaacatgttattaaggcaacaatcactaccagcattttgattctattgtctcttaaacaatgttaaaactcaggaagggaggtgctgagcgttaccatgacaacaaaggcgtgaaccaacctggtaggtgggcggagtcaggcagaactaacctatgattgacagcctatgggcgggacccacagtttcttcattcaaacccatcttagtgaaccttaaactacaaaactgttaacatgcacctacctcagaaacaagctgcttcttaactctcctgaaaactcaaagtttaatcaatctgggatttagaaacattattctaaacatggattattttgtcatgcaacaaataaacaaacattaattccaacaaaacaaagacaaaacatcaaagacaaacaaatggccaaatttgaagcttcaagaattaaaatacatttttaacaatctcttttcagaatatgttttcttagctatatcttttaatgctataattgatcaattttgttatgacaaaactatttagaagcacagcaacagttttctcttaaatgaatccaaattcactgatgctgaaaccttttgctaattctttatactgtaactctataataataactacaatcctgagagttattgttatagttctctttttgttttgctcaacttaatcgcagctgcattcaagaatttctctgctcaggttaaatgtaaagaagtattttaagccggcgttgacatttttatggtctacccaaacaaaacaaaaactgcagtgtttgatttaatcagaaattaagataagaagcttgactccaaactggacttttttccacatagtgttttaaagggaagacacacataattttccttaatttggctgtttaaattttgagacttggggagaaaattattactataacccctctttaataatccaaatgctgataaatgttccaatattttatgatttagtaatttgaaattactctgtgtacctttgtactcctatgtattgttttaatctttaaaccttaagaaatcaaacaaggagactggagtttgagccaaccatcctctttagtattgagagagcctttatttgtttttcttctcctaaaatgaacaatgatgttaactttctgcagattgaagagaggaGTGGCTAAATATtcccagacctgttagtgtattatttctgcttggacaataatcagatttaaaaatcactagttcacaactcctaatttacctctgatcatatttgctcctaacccagttcataagaagcttcagacatcaTTAttctaaaaagccaaaaacaaaacaaaaatacagatctgttttaaaataaagaaaaagcatgcttaaaaacttggtactgtcgTGTAAAATAACTCTGCGGTTCTGAgagccttttctatgcagagtcttttaggaaacatgagattagtttaatttttgtgtggtaccactgtccaatcagaatctttcttaccttcaaaaataacccaatttgtccaataaaggtttgtttttccaaggaaaatgtgtttaacaaaaccaattactctcaaaagttttaaaagtttttcaaatccgtattttattttatttttccatcgtTTACATATTTCTTCGGCCCCCTtcacataattttccataaacttCACATCTCcttttaaatcagagcttttgctCGGTcccttccatgttgtttaaaatactgtgaaataaatgttcaatgaCCTCTTCACAATATGCGCACAAAATCcgcttatcactgtattgtcCTTTGTTAACAACAGTGTTTTTATTCAATCCGCAATGGTGGCTGCCACccagacatacacacacacacacacacagtcagggCTTGTGACAGTCAGTCTCGtgtaatatcagcaaaaacagttaacattcacatttcttctaCAATCCGCACCACAGACACGTATCCCTAGGACTCGACAGTTATTTTAACCCAAATGATCATCTCGCTcagtgcacacaaacacattccAGTTCGTCCTTCCTCAATTCAACACAACAGTCTGTGACAGACActcgcacacaggaaatatgcacaaatatgcaaaaacaatccactacaagccatttcaccctatattcaataaatgcatttcattttcgctcaaataattaaaaatccaaccgcatttttTAAGTCAGAATGTGTGTTCAACCTTTAAATTCGACTGCACTGGCAGTCActtgtgtaattcctccgtgtgaccactagatgggacTCTAACCCTTTGTAAATTTCTGAGTGAATCATTcacctgtttttaaaaaaagacaaattcagATGAAGTACTCGTCAGGCCTCTTAACCAATGCCAATTATTCGTGTTCTGCCAACTACACAGGCCTCAAACCTAGCTTAATCTCATTAATTCGTCAATTAATGAGTGGAGCTCAGCAATAAAGGACTTCTTGTTTCAGCTTTTCATATCTGACTCCATTTTAACGCGTTCACTTAATGcacactcttttacagttttgcagagtaatAACATTCAGAACCACTGACATCCTAGAGATAATTTGGCCTatacataaattcaatcggCAGAATTTAATACAATAGGCTCTGCACAATACATTTTTTGATGTGGGCGCCCTGGATGTCAGGAGGTTCGTCTGTCACACTCTCTCTTTGTCCAAATTCCCTGATTCAGCCGTGAATCACGTCAGAGGTCACCAATTGTTGAAGatcctctttaaagaggccttcggcgtgttcgtttattcaccgtaagctgaaagaattcacacccattgaaataacacactcagacaccgttATATTGAATTTAGAGTACCTGgcccaggggaagctctctgtgggacacacacacaacttCGGAGCTTCTAGGTGGgctcattgtttttattaaaacacacatgaaactgGGCAGCGCCCTGattacagttttttcacacatatagTTACGTACCAACTTTTCCGGCCTACCATATTTAGAAAGTTATTATCCTGCTTACTTTTCCTgcacctgcactctgctttttctactgatatgagaagggagtacttGGCCCGTTAATCTTTTCACATCCTTTTCCTACCCCTACAgttcttcattatttttctgcttcaccacactcaaggccaagtttttGCAACAAggcacaatgtcttatactaacacaggttatacattttatttcccacactgtttatgaacataataataataatgcacacacataatatatctccacataATGAAGAATTAAACTAGAGGGCATCTCTTATTTAACTCTTCCTATAGCAGCTTCAGGAACCTTCAGGGTTCTGTTAAATGACTGAATATGAGTTTGATGCTTTGAAATAATAGTTTAGGAGAAGTTTGACCATcatagctgctgctgctgctgctgtcagtccCAGTAAAACATAGAGGAAGATCCATCCTGGACCTCCTGGTTCTGGATCCACAGTCGGTCTCTGGGTTGGGGAGACATCAGCAGCTGCTGAAAGGACAAAACAATGAAGGAAATTTATGGAAATACTAAACATTTCACTCAGAATGAGAAAAAGTTCCTGATCTGCTGTCAGAGAAACTGTTCCTGCAACATTTGATctggttttggtttgttttcatattttataacTTTGGATTTTAGTGAAACCTGCAGAAGAATAAAGTGTAACAAGAAAgcattaaacaaacataaaaccataGAAACAACAACAGAGACACTTGGTTCTGATTTAACCTGGAAAAACTGGGTCGGTTCTGCTCACAAACCCACAGTAACATGAAGGCTTTTCATTGATCTCTGACTCTCTGAGGGAAACACAGTTAGGATTTTTCCCTCCATCTGATTTTCCTCAAACTgaatcagaggagaaaatattcaTAATGAAAAAGTCCAACAGAATCAGAGAGAaataatttctgaaaaaaacacaaagtttaaatatttgttactTTTTATCAGAAGAactttaaatggactgaacttatatttcacctttccagtcatactgaccactcaaagtgcttttcaCTAGTTACCACATTCACCCAGAGGTCCTCACTaacgcacacattcatacatagaaactttgaggttaagtgccttgctcaggggcatattgacatgtggcaggaggaagctggaatcaaacccacaaccttgaGATTTCAAGATATCTACTCTcatcactgagccacagtcaccacTTTAAAGGTTTAGTTGATGCAGCAGAAACTCACCAGAGACGTTGAGACAACAttttccagaaccagaaccttcaTCATTCATCACGTCACACGGATACAGACCAGAGTCTTCAGTCCTCAGTCTGGACACATGGAGTCTGATTCGTCCTTCTCTGAGGACGTCTTTGTCACTCTGGACTCGTCCTGAAAACTGTTCATCCTGAGACTCTGACACCTCAACACCATCATGGACCTGATACAGAACCAGTTCTCTGTGAGGAGCTAACAAGCTGCAGTCAATAAACAGATATCTCCAGGATCCATGAGGTCTGGTGGTGAAGGCCCACTCCAGAGTGATGTTGTGGTTCTCCTCTGCCTGATAGCAGCTCTGTGTCTCATTCACTACAAATGTTGCTGCTGAGGAGACAGAGAGGGAAAGAGAGGAGCAGACACACTGAGAACTGGAACATGGGAGTCTTTAAACTACATCTCTAGAGGTTTCTGTCACATGATGGTCTCTGTGCTGTCAGAGCTCTGCTTGATTCTCTTCAAGTAAAACTGCTTGATCAAATGCAGCTGGAGGATTGAAGTGTTACCTTCACTGACAGACTTTTCACTGATTATTGATGGA
Proteins encoded:
- the LOC124881047 gene encoding uncharacterized protein LOC124881047, which produces MNGGRLRWTDNLSRVNPPPAHRLLEIDPLWMKLYRREKMICRILLLIILNSCLCAATFVVNETQSCYQAEENHNITLEWAFTTRPHGSWRYLFIDCSLLAPHRELVLYQVHDGVEVSESQDEQFSGRVQSDKDVLREGRIRLHVSRLRTEDSGLYPCDVMNDEGSGSGKCCLNVSAAADVSPTQRPTVDPEPGGPGWIFLYVLLGLTAAAAAAMMVKLLLNYYFKASNSYSVI